GGAGGGAGGCGGGCAGAGTGCAGACGAGTGGATCGCCTAAGCACGGGAGTTTTGCTTCCCCTACCCTAATTATTGGGGTTCGGGGGAAATGGGGACAGGCATACGACAGGCAGAGGGATTGGGAATAGGCCAAGGTGTATAGGCCTTTATGGTCTTTACGTGGGTATAGGGTGGAAGACAAGCGCCTGGGAGTAAgaaaggggtgggatgagggtgcCAGGCAAGGCGTTATTAAAGCTGCGGGCAAAGGGAGTATCCATCCCAGCGCCAGGGGCAGGAGTGAAGAGGACTCAATGGGGACGCAGGGGACGCGGGGACCGCCTCCAAGCCCCGCCGATTCTAGGGCTGCCTTCTGGGCCCTCCACTTGAGGCTGTAGCCCTTGGGGGGCTACCCCTAGCCTCGTGGGCACTCCCCATAAAGAAAAGGGGATCCACACCGGCTGAGTCTCGGAAGGGCTGCTCCTCTCCACCCCCAGAGTGGAAGGGGGGGACGCGGCCACAGGAGCTGCTGGGTAGGGGCAGGGGTTCCACTTAAGGGAGTCCGGGATTTCGCGGGAAGCTCAGGGGCCGGGGCGAGGGCGGGGTGGGCTATCCAAAGTAGGGGTGCTCGCTCTGGAAGTTATAGTCTGGGCACACCTTCTGCACCAGTTTGTAGTCAAAGCTGAGGAAGGAGACGAAAATGCAGATGACTTTGAAGGGCTTGGCACACAGCCAGGCGGCCTGGCTCTGCGTGTGCTCGGTGAAGCACACCTGCGACGGGTCGTACAGGCACGGGCGGTGCTTGCGCGCGCGGTTCGTCTTCTCGTACTCCACGTGGCAATTGAAAGCGCGTGACTCTTTGGCCCCAGGCACTCCCAGCGCGCCCCCGAGCGGACCCGCCAGCGCACCGCCGAGCGTGCCCCCGAGCCCCGGCCCCGCCGCCGCTATCCCCAGCGGGGCCCCCAGCCCAGGGAGCACCCCCTCCAGGGCCAGCGTAGACTGCAGCGGGTGGGGGGCGGGCCCCGGCAGCCAGACGCCCCCAAACTCTACACGCTTGGAGGGCGGCACGATACTGACGCTGAGGTTGCCCAGGCTGGACGAGTTGTGGCGGAAGTAGACGCTGAAGGTACCGTTCACATGGTCCACGATCTTCCCCGTCACCAGCAGCGAGAACTTGAGAGTGTGCACCCGGAAGTAAAAGTCCCCCCAGCCAAAGATCTTTTTGGCGCGGGCCGCTTTGATGGACGGCTTTCTCTTCGTGCGCTGCGCTGGCGCTCCCGCCGCCCCAGCCCGGGCCAGTGTCCCTGTGTGATTAGCCGGCCAGGCCCAGCTCCAGGCACGCGCGGTGCCCAGGCCGTCGGAGGACTTTGGCGCTGCCGCTGCCGGGAGATGATGGCCAGGGGCGCCACCTCCGGCCGTGGCGGGGCGCAGCTCCAGGTACTGCGGCCTCCTGGACTCCGGTATCTGGGCACTGACGGCCTGGGGAccaagaaggaggaaaagagaaacgCTGGAGTTGTCTGGGGCCACCCGCCAGGGCCACGCCGGTCCCTGTCCGCAGCCGCTGGGAGAACAAATGGAATTAGGCTGCCACAGCAGTGGTTCAAGGAGTGCCCGTTGGAATGGGCCTGCGGCTCTTTCAAGGTGTGTggtctctgcctcagtttctacatctgtgaaATGACACTAGAATCCTAGTCTTCTCACAGAACTCTGACGAGGGCTGAGGAAACTAAAAGAGCCAAAGCAGTGTGGGTTTGAAAGGGACTGGAGCTATGAACTGGCTTGATTGGGAGTAATGCGCCATGGAGAAGCTGGACTCAGGCAAGGGAGGCCATGACCACTGTCAGTGCCCAGCATCAGGAAAGAGTGAGACCTCCCAGCACACCTTTGCCAAGACTGGAGCCCCCACCCAGGCCTCAGCCTCTACTTCCTTGAGGGGTGGAGCATGGGAGACCAACGGAGCTGAGGAGAACAGTGGAGAGTCTGCATGCAGCTGAGGCTTGGGGACTACTAGTGGGCACCTCTCTCTACCTCCAGCACTCCTGCTCTTGGGGAGGCCGCCTGGTGGTCCTCCCCTGGGTTAGGAGGGGTACCGAGGAGGACTGCCCTGCTTGCCCCGACCCGTCTCTGTGTCTCAGGTGGCAGCCGATCTGGGAGACAGCGGGGCGAGTACAAGATGGATCGAGAGGCGGAGCGGCAGGGCCAGGCCCGGGCCATCAATTatccggggcggggtgggggggtggcccCGAGTGAAGGAGACGTGAGAGAGTGGACAGGAAGAAATATGGAGATGCTGCTCCAGCGAGGGGAGTGGAAAGGAGAGGAGCTGTGCGTGTCAGAGTGTGTCAGTCAGACCGTGCTAGCTGTGGCCATTCAGTGTGGCCCTTACTGCCTGTGGGTTTGTTTGGGGGGGGCGGAGTACCGTGCGTGAGTCTGGGGTGATTGTATTTCTGTTATATTGTATGTATCTGTCTATCTGCCTGGAGtgatgactgtgtgtgtgtgtgtgtgtgtgtgtgtgtgtgtgtgtgcatgcgcatgcTCAAGTCTCAACCTCTGGTGatgggtgtgtatgtgtctgcCTGGCgtggctgtgtgtgtatgtctgtgcgTGTCTGTATGCCCTGTGTAGCAGTCCGGAGAGGCTGTGTTGTGTGTGTCTGCCTGCTTGTGGTGGTGAATACCTGTTGTActagtccctggtggctctgtaTAGGTGTCTGGGTTGTATATGTGCCTAGGTTGGTTGTGTCTGTGCGTGTGGATCTGAGTGAGGCTGTTTCAGGGTGTGGTAGTTGCCTCTCTGTGACTGGTGTAGTCGTATGCCTGGGTTGGCTGTGTATCTGAGGGTGGCTGTGTGTGATTCACTGGGGGTGTCACTTTCCCTCTGtgatctcctctgtccatgtgtcAAGCTCTTTCTCAAGGCTGGGTCAGTGTATTCACAATGATATAACAAGTGTGGTCTCATTGTGTTCCCCTGGGGGGTGGTGCATACATGTCAGTTGTATATGAAtgttcctggggggtggggggatcccCACACTGGCCTACAGGATGAGCTTTGAGTAGGTAAAGAGGCCAGGCAGCATGGGTGTCCCCCTCTGTTTGCATACACCATGTGTCCACAGGGGACAGGAACAGCAGAGTCAAGCTGCTAGGCTAGAATCTCCACCGCCTGGTCCCATTCCCGCAGCTCTGCGATCCTGGGTTATTAATGCCGCCGCCACCCGCTCGTCATACATATTTATCGCCCCCCTCATTCCTCCTCCCGTCCATCTCTCCTCCCAGCTCaggtgtggggggcgggggcggtaaGAGAGACTGACTCAGACTGACAAGCTTGAGCTGGCAGCTAACACCCAGAGGGTGGGCCTGAGAGGGGATGGGGGGAAGGGGTCCTGGGCCGCAGAGGAGGGGACAAGCGCCTTCCAGCAGGAAGGACCAAGGCTCCAGGAGGTGAGCTTAGAGAGGGCAGGGTTTGAGCCCTGGAGAGGGCATTGGAGGTGGGAGTGTATCAAAGCTTCCAGGGGAAGTCCAAGAATGGTTGGGAGGAGTCATTTGAACTCTGACACCTAAACTCCTCACCCCCCTGGGCCCAACCACTAGCTCTTTCCAGGGGCATCCATGAGCCCCTACACCTGCTGTTATGACCCCAAATACCTCTGAGCTCCCCCCCAGCACCCCAAAAGCACTAGACATCTTGCACCCAGTCCAGGACCTGTCCACTGCTCCAGTGCAGCCACTCTTCCCAGGCAGGggctggagagggaaggaggtTTGGCTGGGTGGTGAGGGGCGCCAGTTGTCCCCCCACCCTGATCCCAGACAAATTGCTGTCTACGCTTCTCTGATCCTGGCAAATCCCTGGGCTTTGGGCACCTGCACCCCCCACCCGCCGCTGGAGACAGCCAAGATAAAAGGGAAGAGTTGGGGGGAGCGGCCGAAGCGACCTTCGGGGGAGAACTCAGTCAGGGAGGGGTGAGAGTCTGCGAGGAAACGAGCCGAGAAATGGGAacatggaataaaataaaataaaaccctcCCTCTGGCTTCCTAGCTCTCACGCTCGCTCTCCCTCTCTCGCTCTctcactgtttttccatctcccTCGCTCTCTCTTAGTCtctttttgtctctgtctctaattttcttctgcgattctgcttttctgtttctgtctgtctgtctgactgTGGTTCTCTCCCTCTACCCTTCAGGTGGTCTGTCTCTagctgtgggtgggggtgggagggaggggaaaacGAAGTGATAAGGGAGCCCCTGTTTGCCTAGAATCCACGGTGCTGTCCCTCCCCCTTGAGAGTGGGGGCAGGGTGTTGTCCGAGGAGGGGTCCTGGTCGTTTCGGAGCTGGTTTAATTAAGCTAATTGGGCGCAGTGACATTTGCGAAGGGGAGAGGCTAGCCCGGCTGTCGGCTTGAGGGGCGGAGGTGTGGTGGCAGGAGGGAGtcggggtgagggtgggggtgcgCTTCACCAGGCGCCTCTGGGCCCTAGCCGGGTGGGAGCTGAGCCAGGAGTGCTTTGCCCCCCAGGCAGCGAGCCCACGCACTGCAGGGGAGTTGAGGATGCCTTTTTCTGCTGAACAAACTCCACTTGGTGGGGGGGAGCGCTCTTTGGGTATGGGACTGCTGGGAATGGGGGGAGGATCAGGCTGTCGGCCCCCCATCCGCATTGCAGGGTGCACCTCCCCCAGGCCTCCAGACTGGTCGGTGGCTTTTCTCCTGCTGTGTGGGTCCGGCGGGCCGCTCAGGATTCTGACTGGGGGAGGGGACAGCACCCAGTAGTTGGGGAAGGAAGAGTGCTCCAGGCCTGGGTCGGGGAAGGAGACGGAAGTGCGTACTGAGGCCTTGCACCTAGAAAGAGGTGGGGGCACCCCGCAGCCAGGGTGGGTAAAATAGGCAGGGTCTGCCTGGGAACCAGAGATGGAGATGGGGGTGAAGACAGAGGTGGGGTGGACAGGACAGGCTGCGATGAGGACTGGGCCAGAGATGGAGGGGGACTGGGACTGAGGCCTGGGCAGGCACAGGTACATGGTGCAGAGATAAAGATGGAACAAGGGTAGGTATGGgaacaggaaagaagaggaggtcAGAAATGGTGGACAGGTACTGGGCAGAGACTGGGGTGCAGATGGGATAGGGGCCAAGGCAGTGAAGATGGGGGACAGAACAAGGTGGGAACTAGAATGGGGATGGGGGAGACAGGGATGGTGGATGAGGGATGGGCGCTGGGAGGAATGAGAGTGGGACGGGGACTGGGAGATGGGGGGTGGGACCAGATGGGGGTGGGAACAGAAACGGGGGATGGGAAGTGGTTACTGGGCAGAAACAGGGTTGCTGAAGGATGCAGAGACccaggaggtggggatggggaatATGAATGGGGGCTGGAATGGAAAATGGGAGACAAGGAAGGAGATAAGAGACAGGGATGGGGAGATGGGCTGAGGACAAGTATGGGAGTCAAGCCAGAGAAAAAGGCAGAAGACCGGCAGTATCAGGCCACAGAGGGGTCTCGGCAGGTGAAGATACCTTCTTCCAGACCCTACTATAGCTATAGCGTGAGGGGGCGGGGATGGCTGCTGGGGCGGGCTCTGCCCTTGGGCCGGGCACCCCCTCCCCCTCAgccccgcctgcccgcctgctcCTGGCCTGCAGCGCAAGGCTCACCGTTATctgaattttgattttattttattttattttatttccctgcTTCCTAGAGCCGGCGCAGTCCCCCCGGGAACgaccgccccccccgccccccgccccgcgcctCACTTTATTATTGCAATAAATGTGCCTATAAAGGCGCGGGCTCCGGGGcgcggtggggggggggtggtgggagcCGCGGAGCTGGGATGTAATTTCCCGAAGCCGGAGCCGGAGGGGGAGTGGGCggggtggaggtggaggaggggtaGGCTAGGGAGAGGGGGAGACTCGCCAATTTCCAGCGCTCAAGGCAAGTGCTCCCCGCTCCCCATCCCTGGCCCGCAGCTCGTTGCCACCCCAAGCCCTGTGGACTCGCCACAGCGCCCAGCCAGCCGGGAGCCCTGGGACCCTTCCCCCACGACAGACCCTGCCCTTTCTCCGTGACCCTGTCCCCCGTCCCCGCCCACGAGGAGTTCTAGGGCTCGGTCCAAAGTTCCGCACCTCCTCCACAATGACTTCATCTCTGACCCCGATGATGCCCCCTCCACTCACCGGTCTCCCTCAACATTTATCCCGCCCCTCCCCAAGGACACTGTCTCTGAACCCAGTGACCCTTCTTTACCTTGTTTCTGTCCCCAAATTACCTCACCTCTTCCGCAGCCACCCAGTCCTGGACCCCCAGCTCCTCCCTCACCCCAAACCTAAGACAGTCtaccttcttctttcctttcGGTGCCCCTCCCATACTCGGGGGCTCTGACCCAAGGGAGCTATCAGCGCCCCCCCTGGCCTATGCTCCTGGCTCAGCTGCGGCCCCTGATCCCCGCGACAGCTCTGGGCCCTGGCCCAGGCTGCACGTGCCTAAGTGGCCCAGCCAGAGATTAGCTGGGGGGTTAGAGGGGGATATGGAGTCAGGAGTGGGTGGCTAGATGCAGGGCTGGGGCCAGCCAGTGCTGAGAGACTCAATTCAGCCTAATCCTTTCCTGAGGCAGGCTAGAGCTGGAAGGTCCCATAgggccccgcccctgccctcccccagctaATTAGTAATTAGTGATTAGTGATTAGTGACTACTGATCGCCTGCTGCTTTTCCCAGTAGGTGGCTGCTTTGGCAAGGGGTGgggaagacagagacagagagggcgATAAGTCCGAGACCGTATTGGAAAGATCCTGTAGGAGGCCTGGGCCAGAGCCCCAGGAGCAGTGGAAGCCAGGAGTCACAGGCCCCATAGGAGATCAGGAGCCTGAagcaaggagggaggagggagagggcgCCTGAAGGAGGAGCCTGTGAGcaagatgggagaaggcaaggtgCTTAACATGGGACAATTAGGGTTTCCCTGCAAACTATCCCCCACCAGCCTCTCAGTGTCAGCCCAGTGCCAGCCCTAGCACTGAGACAGCCCTGAGTgcacgaacacacacacaagccacaTTCGGATAGGATACATGAACACATCTTGAGGCTCACAATCccattattgttgtttttgaacctaagtcttgtcagactctttgtgaccccaaggactatagcctgccaggctcctctgtccatgcgatttcccaggcaagagtactagagtgggttgccatttccttctcatcccCACACTCAAATGCACTCAAAATGACAAGAACGCAGACACACGCAAGCCTCGGAGACTCACAGACAACACAGGCACCCCAACACACAGATATGCACCAGAGACACACCTTGATACTCCGAGGTGtgcatacacatgtgcacacaccaTACAGCacacatgagcacacacacagaggtagTCAGACACACACTGTCCTACACACATCCCCCTTCATAGTTATACACATGCAAACACAGTCTGTATGTACATGCAAACACAGATTCTTACGTGCATACAAGCCGCACTAAATGGCAGACACCCTCTCCTCCATGGACTCCAGAGCAGCAGCTCTCACACACTCAGATCTCCATTGCTCACATCCTCATGCTCACTCTCCCTCAAGTCTTCACCAGATGTTTCATTCCCCTTCAGGGGGCAAAGGAAATTAAACCAGATCTGTCCACAGGGGAGTTTATTTGATGGGGAGATTGGAGAGGAGAGTGAGGAGGAACCAGAaaggaggggcaggggaggacCATCCAGCCCCACTACTTCTCCCCCAGGGGCCTTTACATCCCAGTGGGTTGTGGGGCAGAGACCCCCTCCCAGAGTGCTCTACGAGGGCAGAGCTAGGCAGCAGGTCCCCAAGAAGCTCCTGCCAGTGGAAGCAGTATTTGTGGAGGGGGCTCCTCCACCCACCTTCCAGCCCCTCAAGGTCACCAGGCTGGTTTGAATCAGGGAGCTCCGTCACCAGCTTCACTAAGGGCCCCCGCCCTGCTGGAGCTGCTGAAGGCGATCTGAATGAGCAGGTGGGAggctaagtgtgtgtgtgtgggggtctaCACCCCTTCCAGACTCTGTAGGGTCTAAGGGCTGGGATGCAGGGAATAGGGCTTTGGGGAGCTACCTGTCTGCCCCCAGAGTGGGTAGATCACACTTAGAGTAGGAAACGGGAAAGTCAGAGGCAGCGGGGCTGGTGTAAGAAGATAGGTGTCCAGGGCCTAGGCCCCCATTGTGGGATGCACAGCGGGGCACAGATGGCTGTACTGTGAAGCAGGGACTCACGCTCACCCCTTCAGAGCCAACACCACACTCCACACCAGCATACACACACCCTGGACGCCAGCGCTGGACACGCAAGCCTGGCTGCCCGGGACACAGGCGCACACACGGGCGCACACGCTGACCCACACACTCCACACCAGCACACATGAGCACCCGGTCTATTCGAATTGAAGCCTCCAAGTCTGGAGGGACGCAGATCAAGTCTGGGCCCCTTTAGCCTGTCTTCGCCCTGGAGCTTCAGGGAAACAGGCCAGCCTCagggagatggagagaggagaggacgGGAGGAGAGCCAGACAGCCCACACCCCCTACCCGCCGGGCGAGCGAgaggggtgtgtctgtgaggttGTTCAGGGGAGACAGTATCTCCGCGGGAAATGCGATGGGAGATGGTAGCCAAGTTCGGCGGTATCTGTGTGGGTccgtgtgtgcgcgcgtgtgttcGGGCCGAGTCTGCTCAGAGCACAGTGCCCACCTGGCATTGTGACAAGAGCAGAGGAGAGAAATGAGAAGGCGGGGGTGGAGAGGTGGAAGGACAGACAGCGAGGAAGGCGAGTGAGGTTGGCGCGGAAAGACGGCAAGGCTGACACCCTGCTGGCTTGTCTGTCTGTCTCGCACTCCCGCTCCGTCTGGCACACTCGTGGGTCTGGCTTCGTCCCCTCCCCCGCCTCGCCTGGAGCGGGATCCGAGTTGGGCCTCCACCCGGGcacccccccatcccaccccaccccacccgggACCCTCAGCCAACTTGCGCTGGGAGAGCGCCTATCCTGAACCAGGAGTCTGTCTGTCCGCGTACCCCCCTTCTCCCACCCCGAGCCGGGCAAAGTTGGGACGCTCTGCGCTGTAGACGAGGCAGGCGCACGGAGCCCCTCGCACTCTGGAACCTTGGCGTCCGGGACCCCCGCGCTCGCGCTACCTCCCAGCTACCCTTACCTTCCTCAGGAGCCACGGGCCAAAGAGCAAGAGAAGCCATTCCAGGAGCAACCGCATCTTCCCGGGCGGCCGGGCGGGGCGGGTGCCGGGCCTGGGGACTAGGGGCCCCGGCGGGCGTGCCGCGGGGTGGCTGCCGGAGCGGCGGGAGCGGGCGGCGCGGCCCGCGGACTGAGCGGCGAGAGGCGCGGAGCGCGGCgctgggggcggggcgcgggcggGGGAGAAAGTTGGGTCGGActcgggcgggcgggcgggggggcggggctcCGCGGCGCTCCAATCCCGGCCGCGCCCCGCGCGCCCCCTCCCGCCCGGCCGGGGGCACCGAAGGTGACTTTCACTCCGACACGCCCCAGACACGCCCCCGGCCCAGGTGCGGAGCCGAGCGGGCTGCGGGGCTCGGGGGCCGCGGACCCGAGAGGCTGGGTGGGTGCATCGCTGAGGAACAGGGCCGAGGGTGGGGCTCCCGGCTCCGGGACCTTGTTCCCGAGGCGGGGCACGGAGAGTGGGGAGCCTGGCGAGGCTCAACAGCCCAGCAAGACCGGGGTCCCTCGGAACTCCCGGCCTCTTCTGTGCTCCGGGCCCTGAAGGGTCCCCGGgcaggagcagggcaggggccGAGGTGAGGGCGGGCGGGGCCCCGGGCGACTGCCGCCGCGCGGCGCTGACGGGGATGGATGGGCGCCCCGCGGCTCATTCGGCCCGGAGATGAGTATCATTGATCACGGACGGAAACCCCATCACGTCTGTCAATAGGGCTGACAAACGGCgcccgccgcccccacccccgccttcaAGGCCCCTCTGCGGTCTCAGGACCCCTCCGCTAGACGCGCCATTCACCTTTGCCCCTCGCCCCCTCTGCTGACCCCCCACGCGTCCCAGAGCGTCCCTGCGTGGGGGTTGGGCAGGAGCCGCACCAACGGCCCGGCTTCTTGGTGCGATCTCCATCCATCCCTTTCCGCCCAGGGTCCCTTCTTTCACCATCAGTCGCTCTAGAtccttctcccctttctcctctagCCCTGTCCTTGTCTCTGTCCCCAGTCTGGTCCTGTCTCTGTCCCAATCCTCTTGGCTGTTTCTTCAtcagctccctcctccccctagtctctctctctctcctgcccagGGAGTCTTCAGCTGTCAGCTGTTGCTATGCACTGAGGCTGTGGCTGAGGTTGTGGTATGACCGACACCTCGACAGCGACAGAGATAGGGACaagcaaagagacagacagatgCATACCGGGAGATCCCAACACATGGCCTGAGGCATGCACGCAGGAGCCTCGCAGGGTCAGGCCACACAATAAAGGTGAACATACAGGCACAGTGAAACACATTCACACAGAGAAcagtgcacacatacacagacaggTGCAAGCCTAGTGGCACTGATCCACGTAGATGGACACAGTCGGTTTACACAGAGTGTGCATACACAGAGACCCGAGAGATAAATgcaactttcatcaagagacatgCATACCCAGCCAGGTACTCAGAGCCGACCCTACCTTCCTTGCCTTGACAGAAAGGTGGACATTCACAGACAATGATGGACACACACAGGTGTATGCTGGCACTGGCAGTCCAAAAGACAAGCCGGGGCACACATAAACAGATAGACAGACACATGGATGTGACAAGACACAAAACAAGGATCGGGAATGCTGAGAAGATGAAGTGGACACAGACACTCCGGGAGAGACAGACAGGAGCCTGGACCAGGAACCTGGGTGTAGGTGGGGcagacagggaggcagggagaggcaggAACAGCCAGGCCACGGGCCACAAGGCTCCATCCAGAACCTGAGCCCGAGTGCCAAACTCAGGGGCTGCCgaggtggtgggggcagggggcacacTCAGGCCCAAGGTACCCAGGACAGAAGCCCCTCCTGTTTTTCTGGAGTCCTGACCCACCCCACCTCGCCTCCTTTTGCTAGTCTCAGGCCACAGCTTCCTCTacccagcttcttcactctcatacatacacacacacacacacacacgccactccctgtctccatctctgtgtctctgtctctcattCTGTCTGTATCAGCCTCTGGTTTTGCCcctgtctcttctccatttcTGTCTTAGGTCTCTCTGACATCCTTGCCAGGTGGGGAATTTTTGAGCACTGCCTTC
This window of the Bos taurus isolate L1 Dominette 01449 registration number 42190680 breed Hereford chromosome 5, ARS-UCD2.0, whole genome shotgun sequence genome carries:
- the NXPH4 gene encoding neurexophilin-4, whose protein sequence is MRLLLEWLLLLFGPWLLRKAVSAQIPESRRPQYLELRPATAGGGAPGHHLPAAAAPKSSDGLGTARAWSWAWPANHTGTLARAGAAGAPAQRTKRKPSIKAARAKKIFGWGDFYFRVHTLKFSLLVTGKIVDHVNGTFSVYFRHNSSSLGNLSVSIVPPSKRVEFGGVWLPGPAPHPLQSTLALEGVLPGLGAPLGIAAAGPGLGGTLGGALAGPLGGALGVPGAKESRAFNCHVEYEKTNRARKHRPCLYDPSQVCFTEHTQSQAAWLCAKPFKVICIFVSFLSFDYKLVQKVCPDYNFQSEHPYFG